A genomic region of Microtus ochrogaster isolate Prairie Vole_2 chromosome 15, MicOch1.0, whole genome shotgun sequence contains the following coding sequences:
- the LOC101993910 gene encoding NADH-cytochrome b5 reductase 3, whose protein sequence is MGSQLSTLSHVVLSPVWFLYSLFMKLFQRSSPAITLENPDIKYPLRLIDKEIISHDTRRFRFALPSPQHILGLPIGQHIYLSSRIDGNLVIRPYTPVSSDDDKGFVDLVVKVYFKDTHPKFPAGGKMSQYLENMNIGDTIEFRGPNGLLVYQGKGKFAIRADKKSNPVVRTVKSVGMIAGGTGITPMLQVIRAVMKDPNDHTVCYLLFANQSEKDILLRPELEELRNEHSARFKLWYTVDKAPDDWSYSQGFVNEEMIRDHLPPPGEETLILMCGPPPMIQFACLPNLERVGHPKERCFTF, encoded by the exons TTGAGCCACGTGGTGCTCTCTCCGGTCTGGTTCCTCTACAGCCTCTTCATGAAGCTGTTCCAGCGCTCTTCACCGGCCATCACCCTCGAGAACCCTGACATCAAGTACCCGCTGCGGCTCATCGACAAGGAG ATCATCAGTCACGACACACGGCGCTTCCGCTTCGCCCTGCCTTCGCCTCAGCACATCCTGGGCCTTCCCATTG GCCAGCACATCTACCTCTCAAGTAGGATCGATGGGAACTTGGTCATTCGGCCCTACACTCCCGTCTCTAGCGATGACGACAAGGGCTTCGTGGACTTGGTGGTCAAG GTTTACTTCAAGGACACCCATCCCAAGTTTCCTGCTGGAGGGAAGATGTCCCAGTACCTGGAAAACATGAATATCGGAGACACCATTGAATTCCGGGGCCCCAATGGGCTGCTGGTCTACCAGGGCAAAG GGAAGTTTGCCATCCGCGCAGACAAGAAGTCCAACCCTGTTGTAAGGACGGTGAAGTCTGTAGGCATGATTGCAGGAGGGACAG GCATCACCCCAATGCTTCAAGTGATCCGTGCTGTCATGAAGGACCCAAATGACCACACCGTGTGCTACCTGCTCTTCGCCAACCAG TCCGAGAAAGACATCCTGCTGCGGCCTGAGCTGGAGGAGTTGAGGAACGAACATTCCGCTCGCTTCAAACTCTGGTACACAGTGGACAAAGCTCCGGACG ACTGGAGCTACAGCCAGGGCTTCGTGAATGAGGAGATGATCAGGGACCACCTCCCACCTCCCGGGGAGGAGACGCTGATACTGATGTGTGGACCTCCACCTATGATCCAGTTTGCCTGTTTGCCAAACCTGGAGCGTGTGGGCCACCCCAAGGAGCGATGCTTTACCTTCTGA